A region of Nitrosomonas stercoris DNA encodes the following proteins:
- a CDS encoding S-methyl-5'-thioinosine phosphorylase yields MIAIIGGRRLNKLACLKISHRQVVRTPYGEPSGSLFFGTINTQEVVFLSRHGHGITIPPHAVNYRANIWALHAQQVKMIIAVTSVAGIHQDMQPGKIVIPDQIIDYTHSRAATFQDRSDQIISNIDFTQPYCQKARASLLQAAQTAGESVIDGGVYAATQGPRFETAAEINRLERDGADMVGMTGMPEAILARELDISYATIAAIANYAAGRGTSKQAIPLRAAHETLENTMVNVRNILEHLVRNNND; encoded by the coding sequence ATGATTGCAATTATTGGTGGCAGACGTTTAAACAAATTAGCTTGCCTAAAAATCTCTCATCGACAAGTGGTGAGAACACCCTATGGAGAACCTTCTGGATCATTGTTTTTCGGCACAATTAATACGCAAGAAGTCGTGTTTCTGTCTCGCCATGGCCATGGCATTACTATTCCACCGCATGCGGTTAATTATCGCGCTAATATCTGGGCATTACACGCTCAACAAGTGAAAATGATTATCGCGGTGACTTCAGTCGCTGGCATCCATCAGGACATGCAACCTGGAAAGATTGTCATTCCTGATCAAATCATCGACTACACACACAGCCGTGCTGCGACTTTTCAAGATCGCTCCGATCAAATCATCAGCAATATTGATTTTACGCAACCTTATTGTCAGAAAGCACGCGCTAGTCTTTTACAGGCTGCTCAAACTGCAGGAGAATCTGTCATAGACGGTGGAGTTTATGCAGCTACCCAAGGCCCTAGATTTGAAACCGCAGCTGAAATCAATCGTCTTGAGCGTGATGGCGCAGACATGGTAGGGATGACCGGCATGCCTGAAGCTATTCTGGCAAGAGAACTAGACATTTCCTATGCAACTATTGCTGCCATTGCTAATTATGCCGCTGGACGAGGCACCAGCAAACAAGCTATCCCACTGCGTGCTGCGCATGAAACATTGGAAAACACTATGGTTAACGTTCGTAATATCTTGGAACATCTGGTGAGAAACAACAATGATTAA
- a CDS encoding peptide deformylase produces MIKPVLKMGDPRLLQPAQPVEQFDTSELQELLQDMQDTMAALNGAGLAAPQIGVGLQVVIFGVTHSPRYPSAESVPFTVLINPTLTPLSNDQEEDWEGCLSIPGMRGLVPRYTQLRYQGVDEKGGAIDRTVSGFHARVVQHECDHLQGILYPMRIDDLRKFGYTDTFFPDQAIIDD; encoded by the coding sequence ATGATTAAACCCGTATTGAAAATGGGAGATCCTCGCTTGCTGCAACCTGCTCAGCCAGTTGAACAATTCGATACCTCTGAATTGCAGGAATTATTGCAGGACATGCAAGATACTATGGCTGCACTCAACGGAGCAGGATTAGCTGCTCCTCAAATTGGCGTTGGTCTGCAAGTGGTGATATTCGGCGTTACGCACTCTCCACGCTATCCCAGTGCTGAAAGTGTTCCATTTACCGTACTAATCAACCCGACACTCACACCACTATCTAACGATCAAGAAGAAGATTGGGAGGGTTGCTTAAGTATTCCTGGTATGCGTGGCCTAGTTCCACGTTATACTCAGCTGCGTTACCAAGGTGTCGATGAAAAAGGTGGTGCTATTGATAGAACGGTATCAGGCTTTCACGCCCGTGTAGTGCAGCATGAATGTGATCATCTGCAAGGTATCCTTTATCCAATGCGCATTGATGACCTACGCAAGTTTGGCTATACCGACACGTTCTTTCCAGATCAAGCTATTATTGATGATTAA
- a CDS encoding ribosomal protein S12 methylthiotransferase — MTSTSSSHPAIPRIGFISLGCPKATVDSERILTCLRAEGYLIAPNYAEADLVVVNTCGFIDSAVTESLETIGEALTENGKVIVTGCLGTKKDIIRQAHPSVLAVTGPQATEEVMAAIHQHLPKPHDPYLDLVPPQGIKLTPKHYAYLKISEGCNHRCTFCIIPSMRGDLVSRSARDVLLEAQSLVNSGVKELLIISQDTSAYGVDIKYRSDFWQGKPIRTRITELAQALGEFGIWIRLHYVYPYPHVDELIPLMAEGKLLPYLDIPFQHANARILKLMKRPANSENVLARIQQWRAICPDITLRSTFIVGFPGETEEEFEELLAFLEEAQLDRVGAFTYSPVKGATANALPNHTPPEVQQERLARFMQQQEKISKQRLAMKKGQQLRVLVDTVDEQGAIARSYADAPEIDGVVYINNGTDLKPGSWVDVRITDTDIHDLWAEKLPSTPIRI, encoded by the coding sequence ATGACATCCACTTCTTCCTCTCACCCAGCCATTCCTCGGATTGGTTTTATTTCATTGGGTTGCCCCAAGGCAACTGTTGATTCTGAACGTATTTTGACATGCCTACGTGCGGAAGGATATTTGATTGCCCCCAATTATGCAGAAGCTGATTTGGTCGTGGTGAATACCTGTGGTTTTATTGATAGCGCTGTGACGGAATCATTAGAAACCATTGGTGAAGCATTAACTGAAAACGGCAAAGTAATTGTAACGGGCTGTTTGGGCACAAAGAAAGACATTATTCGGCAGGCGCACCCAAGCGTATTAGCAGTAACTGGCCCGCAAGCAACAGAAGAAGTAATGGCAGCTATTCACCAACACCTGCCAAAACCACATGACCCTTATTTAGATTTGGTGCCTCCACAGGGCATCAAGCTGACCCCCAAACATTACGCTTATCTCAAAATTTCTGAGGGCTGTAATCACCGTTGTACATTCTGCATTATTCCCAGTATGCGCGGAGATTTGGTCAGTCGATCAGCGCGCGATGTATTACTGGAAGCACAAAGCCTGGTCAATTCAGGCGTTAAAGAATTACTGATTATTTCGCAAGATACCAGTGCTTATGGCGTCGATATCAAATACCGTAGCGACTTCTGGCAAGGCAAGCCAATTCGTACCCGCATTACTGAACTGGCACAAGCACTGGGGGAATTTGGCATCTGGATTCGACTACATTATGTTTATCCCTATCCACATGTTGATGAGCTCATCCCACTAATGGCTGAGGGTAAGTTGTTACCTTACCTGGATATTCCATTTCAACACGCTAACGCACGCATTCTCAAATTGATGAAACGTCCAGCAAATAGTGAAAATGTGCTGGCACGTATTCAGCAATGGCGCGCTATTTGTCCAGATATCACATTACGCAGTACTTTTATCGTCGGTTTTCCTGGGGAAACTGAGGAAGAATTTGAAGAGTTGCTTGCTTTCCTGGAAGAAGCACAACTCGATCGTGTAGGAGCATTTACCTATTCTCCCGTGAAAGGGGCGACTGCTAATGCTTTGCCTAATCATACTCCTCCAGAAGTACAACAAGAACGTCTGGCGCGATTCATGCAGCAGCAAGAAAAAATCAGTAAACAACGGCTGGCAATGAAAAAAGGCCAGCAACTTAGAGTGCTGGTGGATACGGTGGATGAGCAAGGAGCAATTGCCAGAAGTTATGCAGATGCACCAGAAATTGATGGCGTTGTTTATATCAATAATGGCACGGATCTTAAGCCGGGTAGCTGGGTGGATGTACGTATTACTGACACAGATATTCATGATTTGTGGGCAGAAAAATTGCCATCTACCCCGATTCGTATCTAG
- a CDS encoding putative 3-methyladenine DNA glycosylase codes for MNSASSLDIDFSAPAAEVAPALIGVILTLNGVGGRIVEVEAYDHDDPASHCFGGITPRNQVMFGPPCHAYVYRSYGIHWCFNIVCCPPGHGAGVLIRAIEPLFGIDTMRTRRGMDNVRLLCAGPGRLCQALGITMEQSGTAVNRPPFQLLPATEPVTVVTGPRIGISKAKETPWRFGLADSRFLSRSFCQ; via the coding sequence ATGAACTCTGCTTCTTCCCTTGATATCGATTTTTCAGCACCAGCAGCAGAAGTAGCGCCTGCTTTGATTGGTGTCATATTGACACTGAATGGAGTGGGAGGGCGCATCGTAGAAGTAGAAGCTTATGATCATGATGATCCTGCTTCTCATTGTTTTGGCGGTATTACACCACGCAACCAAGTGATGTTCGGGCCCCCTTGTCATGCCTATGTTTATCGATCATATGGCATACATTGGTGTTTTAACATTGTGTGCTGTCCACCTGGACATGGTGCCGGTGTGTTGATTCGAGCAATAGAACCATTGTTTGGCATAGATACAATGCGTACCCGGCGTGGGATGGATAATGTACGGTTGCTTTGTGCTGGTCCGGGGCGGCTGTGTCAGGCATTGGGAATTACTATGGAGCAAAGTGGCACCGCTGTGAATAGGCCGCCATTTCAGCTGCTTCCTGCCACTGAACCAGTTACTGTAGTAACAGGGCCGCGTATCGGGATTTCGAAGGCAAAAGAAACGCCTTGGCGATTCGGATTGGCTGATTCACGCTTTCTTAGTCGCTCATTTTGCCAATAG
- a CDS encoding hydroperoxy fatty acid reductase gpx1, whose product MMDIYDYYVRTIDGQNKLLGDYKGKVLLIVNTASKCGFTPQYQELETLYRQYKEQGLVVLAFPCNQFGHQEPGSEQEIQNFCSSNYDISFPLFAKIEVNGKDAHPLYQYLKSEQPGLLGSKRIKWNFTKFLVDKTGRVVRRYAPIDQPKALVGDIEQLL is encoded by the coding sequence ATGATGGATATTTATGATTATTACGTAAGAACAATCGATGGGCAGAACAAACTGCTTGGCGATTATAAAGGCAAAGTTTTATTAATAGTAAATACAGCAAGTAAATGTGGTTTCACGCCGCAATATCAGGAGCTGGAAACGTTGTATCGCCAATATAAAGAGCAAGGGTTGGTTGTATTGGCTTTCCCTTGTAATCAGTTTGGACATCAGGAACCAGGCAGTGAACAGGAAATTCAAAATTTTTGTTCATCCAACTACGATATCAGCTTTCCCTTGTTTGCCAAGATTGAGGTAAATGGTAAAGATGCCCATCCACTTTACCAATACTTAAAAAGTGAACAGCCAGGTTTACTGGGTTCTAAGCGTATCAAATGGAATTTCACTAAATTTTTGGTTGATAAAACAGGTCGGGTTGTACGGCGCTACGCACCGATAGATCAACCTAAAGCGTTGGTTGGCGATATTGAACAGTTACTGTGA
- a CDS encoding carnitine operon protein CaiE codes for MIRKNPTGDSPIVHESAFVDPTAILCGRVVIHENVFIGPYVVIRADEVDENGQMEPITVGAHSNIQDGVVIHSKSGAAVTIGERTSIAHRAIVHGPCIVGPGAFIGFNSVLFNCTVGEGCVVRHNSVVDGCDLPAGFYVPSTERIGPKTDLASIKKVAPWASEFSEDVAKTNNTLVQGYKRIQNEL; via the coding sequence ATGATTAGAAAAAATCCTACAGGTGATAGTCCGATTGTCCATGAAAGTGCATTTGTTGATCCTACCGCTATACTATGTGGACGTGTGGTCATACACGAAAATGTATTTATCGGACCTTATGTCGTTATTCGCGCTGATGAAGTCGATGAAAACGGCCAAATGGAACCCATCACAGTGGGCGCGCATTCCAATATTCAGGATGGTGTTGTTATTCATTCCAAATCGGGCGCAGCAGTAACAATTGGGGAACGTACTTCCATTGCTCACCGGGCGATTGTGCATGGTCCTTGTATTGTTGGCCCGGGTGCATTCATTGGGTTCAATAGTGTACTATTTAACTGCACTGTCGGCGAAGGTTGTGTTGTTCGTCATAATTCAGTGGTGGATGGTTGCGATCTTCCTGCTGGATTTTATGTTCCCTCCACAGAAAGAATCGGACCCAAAACGGATCTAGCATCCATTAAAAAAGTAGCGCCTTGGGCTTCAGAATTTTCCGAAGATGTCGCCAAAACAAATAACACTCTCGTCCAAGGATATAAGCGCATTCAAAATGAGCTTTAA